The Halichondria panicea chromosome 17, odHalPani1.1, whole genome shotgun sequence DNA segment AACCCGCAGTTGTAGTTGCACTGTCTTGTGAAGTGATAGTTTACACTCAGTGGAGTAGATTTTTTTCTGCTTGGATCCAGCATATGATGGGCGGCCTGCTTTAAAACTACGACTACATCAGTACCAACAACCTTAACCAAGATAATGATTGCAATAATGATTGCAATAATGATTGCAATGAGCAGATACCGGTAATCAGACTGAAGATGCTGAATGTTAAATATACTGACTGCCGTGAGAAACCATCCTTGATTTACTTCTGGGAGCATGGTGTTTATAgcctctatacatgtagttctaaATCTACACTCAACTTTCTAGCTAGAATTAGCCACTGACTTAAACACATGGACTGCCTTTTAATATCAGCTGCTCAGTACTGTTTCTCTGAAATTCAATCAGATCATGTAGATCACAttgtacctacagctgtaataGTAAGTTCTAAGTAATGCATGTGTTATGATAGATTTATTACTGTGATTAAATTTAACACCCACTAAATGCATGCTTATCAACTTTTCAGTCTCCTTGCGCCCCACAAAATCTGCATTTATGGAGAAACTGCAATTGGCttctaactacatgtactactaaTAGGCTTCTAACTAACCATTTCATAGTgacataacataataataattattattatgttataaACATGtaggtatgcatgcatgagagcAGGATTGCCTATAATCCACAATAATCATGATATTCAAACAAAGGAATCTATTATGTCTATAATCGTTCAGATAGCCACACAGCGAACATATAACTGGTCTTCACCAACTGAGTTAAGGAATCGGTCATCAGTGTCTAAATCAAATGAGAAATTAAATAATCACAAAACTCATATTGTTCAGACAGCCGCCTGCTTAATTATGCAAAGAATTCCGAATTCTGGTACAGTTATAGGCACTGGAAACAATCAATGCATACCAGCTCCAGCACAGTGCAGTAAAGTGTAGATGGGTTTATAGCTGTAAACCACCCGACCTGATAGGATAGCCCCAAGGGAGAGGTGTGATTTACAGCCATAAGCCTCTGTTTTCTCAATCATAACAATTCTACTCGAAACACCATTATTGTACTTTTACTGCCTATGCCTAAAGGTAATGGGCCATATTTTCTCTCGGCCCTGAGGTACCaattacaatgtatatgaCATCtacgtataaattatataaggTTACGGCAAACTGTTtctcattaataattatcatgagcTGGATCAAGATCTAGAGCAGCTAAAATGAGCTGGAAATCTAgcagtcatttcatggctAGAATATAAACTTTTTAGCTTATGTGCATGCAGTCTACATGCACAAGTAGAGATATCTaaaaaaaggctactgaaagcttACAAGAGGCTGTTTCCTTGGATCTGTCAGCCATTTTAAGTACATATTTTAGTTTTATGAGAGTTTCCTGGCCTGGAATGAAAAAACGCTTCGTGTagccctccagaatggtaagaagtATCCTATAAGAGCAAGacacacagagctagaagtatttttggaagtttaaaatgactgATGTATTAGTTTGTtttgtttctagtaacttagtttcacaaaaatcattatatgaatattcatgagcaaactatTTACCAGCAGTTCTTTTATCAGTGCAAACAATCACCTTTACTATCTAGGTTTATAGGCTATTGTAAATGTATACAAGGAATACTACATTCCAGTAATCGATTGTAGCTAGGCAACATACATACCTCAGTAGAAGGCTCAATCTCCATACCACCCTCATCCCTGCAATTGCTGATACCCTGAAAAACAACATTAATGAACAGGTGCACAGGTGCACAAAAGGCTAGGAACTCACTTCTAGTAGTTGCTGATCTCCTAGGTTATTGGCTATGAGCTCTCTCAGCTGACTGAAAAACCGCGATACTATTCTTATCGATTGTAATTTAACCTAAAACCTCACATGGGGTTATGTGAACTTAACAATTCAGCATGAGATAACATGTACGATGCACCATTCATGGAAATAACTCATGAAGCGCTAAACCCTCGGCGTGGTTTGCATTATTATGGCTACCATATAGCtagtaattttcgtggggtaaaatattcgttcaACTCAAAAAACgatggttttcgtgagtaaacatttcgtttagtctcatggcctgcactgcattcctacattccgataagccacgcctacctTAAATTTCGTGAaagtcagcttgcccacgaaaataacgaatattttaccctcACGagaattacccgctatacactATGTACGTATGTGAAGAAGTAGGTGATGAAGCCTATAGCGGCCAATATAAACATGTGCTGTTTTTGATATGAATCTCACTCACAGTTTGAGCAAAGTTTTGGAAATAGCATACTGCAGTTGTAGGTCATGCATTAGGGGCTAGCAGATTCAGCAAAGAAACTAAGTGTTCATTACTGAGCCAGCTTTGCACGCTCTATTCTATTAGTGTGCATTTTATACTCAGTCTATTTATTTAGAAGTGTATTGAAATAGATGTGTATAAGCCATGGCTAGCTAGTGCAAGTAAGTTCTTACTTTTGTTAAAACAAAATCTGACATGATAGAAGTTAATAGCTTGTTGTTATCGATGctgtacagggttttgcagaattcttgcaacagggctaaacagacacagcaatgacttcaatatatggaagtcaactgctgacttttattattatacatgttcAGGTATCTAATTGACCTGGAGCCTAAGAGAGCATCAGCTTATTCACAATTAAGGTTAGGGTATTGTGatcactcatgaatattcatgagtttaATTCTGTCAGCTTTTTCTCTTTTGCAGGTTCTAAGAAGTCTGCTGTACTTATATTGTATGATTATCAActctattgctattgttttgtgtaaGAATGCCATGATTATGAAGATGCATGAATGAGAAAAGTGGGCATCAAAACCGCAAGTACATAGACTATTTTTGCGTCAATTTATAAGAGCAGTAAGTACTTTCAGCAAGCTTTATTGGTATCTATATGTAGCTAAGTACCTTCCAGAGGGCCAGACGAAGAGATATTCGTTGTAAAACTTCATATAGGCGAGTAAAAGCTAAGAGTAGACGGTAAGTATCTAAAAATACACTTGATTTTCGATAAACAGGAGGCTAGCTCCAACCAGATTGACTTTTTTCAAAATTTCTCTTCGTCTGGCCCTGCCCCTACCTTTCTTTAATTAGATAGAGCCTTCAGTTGAAGATTCCCGGGTTTATCCATGCTAAAAATTGATGCAAGAAAACTCCAGTACAACTTGTCTGATGCTACACTAAAAACATATAgcgataatgatattcatactcCATAAATATCGCGGGGGCGAAACACAATACCCTAACCTTAAGGTGGCGGGTGGTGCACCATGGAAATGCTGATAAGCTTATCAGGGTGTTTTTTGTTTATCAACTGTTCCGGTACGCGGTATCATTGAAAAGAGCAACATTTCTGCACACAGTTGAAGCATTGACATTCAAATTGTCTTGTCACCAACTTCACGAAATTTCCACCTGGTGCACTATCCGCCACCTTAAATCTTGTCAGGATGTTCTCCTGATCTTGTGAATAAGCTGATGCTCTCTTAGGCTCACAGGACATCTTTCAATTCAATTATAGCTAttcaaatgaaagcaccgcaggtgctgatgcctcggtggagatgccaaagctacataacataaagctattataatagctttcatcaagagttcattcctaatgaactcttgctttcatgcacatgcaaactcaaagagtgggtaatgatcgaccatgattgttgttaaaaacgatcgatgccaaaagttcaagtctaaaattaatggctgccgtctgcagagccttgcagctctcttctcactcttgcagctagcgttctagtgcagagctaactactaagtagagtagcaacattcggtaaacaagtttggctacgtgctcttctaaaggctacaatggcattccaagtaagcaaaacttggcataactcgagaacaaagcattactttgcaaatccacgaattaagatcctagtaaacatgactagaagcctatagaaactcttacttgcacttgatttatccttgagcagctgtagcagtctacacagacacacaaacacactaccatataccccgcttgcgcatgcgcaccgaggcataataattatacacataccagggtgtcatacacgATTTTGAATTAGAGAGGGGGCTTTGAAACATCACCAGAAcactaaaaaaaggtcaacagttatttcaataccctaccggctatggacactcaaaTACAACcgagtacctgaatgcaaattttagggggggggggagaaggAAATTAGAACCAGAGgagggatataattatgtccctcCCCTGTATGAGcagtatgacaccctgcataCAGAAACTACAGATTGACAGATGCACCAGCGGCCACCTATATGTGCCTcggaattataattatacaggcttACAGCAAATTAAtaaacactacatgtactgtacctgttGTAATGACTTGATGTGGCTTCTTGTATTGCAATTGTGCATCTTACTGCAGTCCTTTCACTAAGAAATGTACTCCCCACACCTGCATCATAACAGAGGGCAATCACCACTGCAACTACTAATGTGCAATCATACTGACATAGACAATCATGTAGCTGACCGCAAATCGAACGCTCAATGAAATTTACCTACTACGTGCTAGAAATTTATGCGCTATACGCtatcaagagtatatgatagagaagagagtattgaacgtaggcatactgtaacATCAGATGTATACAGAGAGTAaagtgacttcctgtatctgtcatgggtaagattacatcacccacacttggattggtcagtgtacaAATTCCAAGCTCCATAAAATAGACACCATGTATTATATGagaacagccttttggccgcTATAGAGAGGTGGTATTTGTTGCTCAAGAGATTTCGATTGCATGCCAACCACATGTATGTTCTATGAGTCAATTCCTGTTACAAATGAATCTTAGCTTTACAACGGCTTTTCTAGCTCatatacaagctttgaaaaggctgtagggacGAGCTACAGGTAGGTTCACGATTAtgaaaataatgctatctcagcaataattttctgctgagtGTGGCCGCATGTctgttctgggaggttattttctaCTGCTAAAGCTGATTGGGGGACTAAAAAGGTTGAacagagtagagaggtggccgttcctgagaggttgctttacgtCATTGTTGTTTCAATCCTTACCTGAGTTCCAGGCCGTTTTATAGCAGGTGGTTGCTcttcggaggtggtcgttaatggaggttacACTGTATACCTAAAAAACCACAAAACACGTAATACTCACCTAGAGTAAACCCAGCAATATCCCAAAGAGGAAGTAACAGACTTGGTCGAACTCTTCTGTGTTTAACTTCATTTTCAAAGAATCCAGCATTGTTTTCTTTGAGTTGATGTCTTCGCTGAAAAAGACCATTATTACGACACACTCAATAAACTACTTCTTACTATGTAAGTAGTATGCACCTCCCTCAACACCATTTAATTACAGTGGTGAATAAATATAACAAGAAAAAAATTCCTAGTTTATAGTTTATAGcgtctacatgtatgttggaTGTTGGAGTGGCGTTTAGCAAATTAATAGTAGTCATTCCACGCGAGGCTACCGTAAAATTCTAATCAAGGTtaaaaaaaaataattttgTCTTCGGCACACAAATAGACAGGAGCCTCAACTGCTACGTTGAAATTACAGGATAAATAGCTTTGATATGGCTTCATTTGGCGCTCAATTTAGAACCAAACTGTTTAAGTTGGTGCTAAGATTAGAGTGGCCCCTAAATTAGTATAGTCGCATGTTGtgctattattcactgtgattcatACAGTGATTAAttgcgtatcagtaattgtacgtcgtcaaggcagtaattgcatgtcGTCATTAacaacgtgcaattactgccttgacgaccgcacaTTTAAATAACGGCCGTggcaaattttttttactgaaactgcagctaaaaatgtccttaaaactgcatcacaaacgagtaacaatcaatagtatggctactcgtgcaataagggattaatagcactcataacaagcactggcaaggttccttgccattgcttgttactcgtgctattaatcccatattgcactcttagccatactattaattatactaatcgtatgatgtgctactaatgactggagagtgtacagcaattaatcccgtatcacatccggtTTAGTAATTGCACATTGTCAATTtacctgtcaagtaattgcacgctgtcaatgacaacgtattgttttcgaataacggccgcggccGAAAATGTTAATAAAAACTGTCATCACACACGATtagaaatcaatagtatggttactcgtgcaataagggattaatagcactcataaccaGTCTACTAATAGTACagaagagtgcaatatggacGAGTAACAACCAATGGCAAGGCTTCTAATTTAAGGCGTAGTTGAGTGCATGCGATTTACTTTGCCAGTGCTGTTATACTTGATGCTATTAATCACTTATTGCACAAGTAACCATACTGTTGCAGTTCTCTGCAGTTTAATAACATTTTCAGTCGCGGCTGTTATTCAAAACAAATACGTTGTCAGTCGACAGCatgcaattacttgacaagtataattgcacgctgtcaatgacgacGAGCGTGCTAAGCTAGATACCAAGTCTACAAAGGCGCCCAGTTTTTCGTTGGCGCACAAATAGAATGGAGAAAAATTACGTTAGCTTTAGATGGCGCTTTAGATGGCGCTTCATTTAGAGCGTCGGCTAATTCAAATTATAAATGGTGCATTTGTTGCACCATTAGAGATACATCATAACATGTATGACTGTTTACTTACTGCACTAAGAGTAAAATGACGCATTTATTAATTACTGTAGTCCTATTTTTCATCTGACACTAAACcttaattagtataattaatagtatggctaagaatgcaatatgggattaatagcacgagtaacaagcaattaatggcaaggatactaattgcacgaggcgtagccgagtgctattaaccttgccagtacTTGTTAtgaatcccttattgcactcttagccatactattgattgttaatcgtttgtgatgcagttttaaggacatttttagctgcagtttcagtaaaaaaattagccgcggccgttattcgaatgtgcggtcgtcaaggcagtaattgcacgtcgttaatgatgacgtgcaattactgccttgacgacgtgcaattactgatacgcgattaatcactgtacgaatcacagtgaataatacgacaacatgcgattatcataataattattatacttgtacATTATTTTGCTGCAAATCCGCTAAGAGTAATAACAAAGAAAAGAGAAATCTGAAAAAGATCATTTGTGTGCTTTTGAACATTTTAAAGGTGCCCCAAGAGAGAGAAATTGGGTGTACCTAGCTACTCAACTGTCCTTATCCTCGTTCCCAGGTTGATTTTCTTTAACGACTTggcctggggacgaggctaaaCCTCAATGATGGGAACTACCACGTCATTGTCACCTTTAATGCCTCCACTTTTGATCTCGATCTCCCATTCATTAGAGCTTTTCCTGCACACACCATAACAGCAGCATGCTCCCCAGCATGGTTTACTCTCACCATCTTCTCCACGCTGCCATGAACACGGGACCGATTGCCCTCACAACTAACAACTGCTGTAGTGGTATGTGCAAGGCGACATGACAACACACGGCAGGAGGGAGTCCTACTGGTACTGGTGAGGAGAACTGCTCTGAAACATGACATCTTTCTTTATACGAATCTAGGTGGTGGATCCATTACCAATTTAATACCAGACCAGTCAAGCTGTCATCAATCATTATTCAAAT contains these protein-coding regions:
- the LOC135350946 gene encoding 5-demethoxyubiquinone hydroxylase, mitochondrial-like; amino-acid sequence: MSCFRAVLLTSTSRTPSCRVLSCRLAHTTTAVVSCEGNRSRVHGSVEKMVRVNHAGEHAAVMVCAGKALMNGRSRSKVEALKRRHQLKENNAGFFENEVKHRRVRPSLLLPLWDIAGFTLGVGSTFLSERTAVRCTIAIQEATSSHYNSQLRELIANNLGDQQLLEGISNCRDEGGMEIEPSTETLMTDSLTQLVKTSYMFAVWLSERL